The DNA window acaaaagtttgtacaaacccacttcaacttggacttaacactgtcaaaactaaaactcttagtttacaatCAAGAGTGTTTGATTCAATCAAGCGTGGTTGTGGTAGCTAAAACCGATTTGATTAAATATATGCTGAATAGACCCATCCTCTCCGGGTGGATTGGTAAATGGTCTTTAGCATTGGCCGAGTTTTCATTGACCTACTACCCTCAAGAATCAGTAAAAGGCCAAGCTATAACCGATTTTTTAGCCGACCATCCTTCACTTGACGAGTTTATTGGAGAGCAGGTTGTTTTTCTAGTTTGTGGAGTGGGAGTTCGACCCTGGGAGTTGAAGTTTGATGGATCAAGTACAGAAACAGCAGCTGGAGCTGGTATTGTGATCACCTCCCCAAGAGGTGTGAAAACCGCTCTATCATTCAGTTTGTGTTTTCCATGCACCAACAATCAGGCTGAATACGAAGCACTGGTAATTTGATTGGAAATTCTGAAAGATTAAGGGGCGAGAGAATTGTTAATATCGGGGGATTCTCAGCTGGTACTCAAAAAACTGTCAGGGGAATTCAAATGCACAAGTTTTTCCTTGGCTCCATACGtcccaagacaagaaaattggGAGGCAGACGAGTTGGCACATGTTGCTTCGGGATTGAAGATGTCTCCAGAACTTACACACATGCTAgtgttgattcagaagaaaaaccACCCTTCAATTCAGCAAAGAGGAATTCAGGTAGACACGCTCAACTTGGATTTAAACTTAGCTCGTGACTGGAGGGATGACATAAAACAGGTGCTAGAATCTACCGGGAAAGATGTTTCACATGGTTTAAAATGAGAGCTCTTAATTACGTCTTAGTGAAGGGAGATTTGTACATGAAAGGTTTAGATGTCCTGCTCCTCAGATGCATAGGTTTCCCAGAGGCATTGGAGATCATGAATCGAGTTCATGAGGGAGTAGGTGGAGCGCATCAATCTGGAATAAAGATGAGATGGTTGATAAGGAGGTATGGCTACTATTGGACATTCATCCTGAAAGATTGCATCAAATATGCTAAGGGATGCCAGCCATGTCAGAAACACGGGaacatccaaagaattctggGGTATGAGCTCCACAGCGTTATCAAACCATGGCCGTTCAAAGGCTAGGCCATGGACTTAATAGGGAAACTCTTCCCAGCATCATCTAAAGGCCACTCGTTCAACCTTGTGGCCACTTTTTCACCAAATGGGTAGAAGCAGTGCCTTTGAAGAAAGCGGAATAAGGGGATGTCATTAAATTTGTGAAAGAGAATATTATTCATAAATTTGGAATTCCAGAGTCACTAACCACGGATCAGGGAACTATGTTCACGGGCTCAGATATGAGATAATTTTCAGAAGACTATGGAATCAAATTGATAAACTCGTCCCCTCATTACCCACAATCCAATGGACATGACGAAGCATCGAACAAAGTTTGGACAAAGATTCTACAGAAAATGATAGAAGAGAATCCCAGGGATTGACCACGGCTATTATCAGAAACTTTGTCGGCATACAGAACATCCAAGAGGACTGTCACTGAAGTGAGCCCTTTTTCTCCTACCTTTGGCCACGATGCAATGCTCCCATTGGAGATTATGGTGCCATCAATGCGAGTGGCAAGGCAAAATTATCTTTCCCTTGAAGATTATAATGAAGCAATGATCATAGAGTTAGAAGAATTGGATGAG is part of the Primulina eburnea isolate SZY01 chromosome 1, ASM2296580v1, whole genome shotgun sequence genome and encodes:
- the LOC140805118 gene encoding uncharacterized protein, whose product is MLNRPILSGWIGKWSLALAEFSLTYYPQESVKGQAITDFLADHPSLDEFIGEQVVFLVCGVGVRPWELKFDGSSTETAAGAGIVITSPRGVKTALSFSLCFPCTNNQAEYEALLVLKKLSGEFKCTSFSLAPYVPRQENWEADELAHVASGLKMSPELTHMLVLIQKKNHPSIQQRGIQVDTLNLDLNLARDWRDDIKQVLESTGKDVSHGLK